Proteins encoded by one window of Lathyrus oleraceus cultivar Zhongwan6 chromosome 1, CAAS_Psat_ZW6_1.0, whole genome shotgun sequence:
- the LOC127115709 gene encoding uncharacterized protein LOC127115709 yields the protein MEDNEKIPDYISRVIMITNKMKSYGETLSEQVIIEKVMRSLTPQFDYIVVEIECSKDLRTMRIKELQSSEAQEFHLSERTFERGVEHALKASFGKKSQKQSRSEAKKRHGGDFQKSEASNFIEKKHQKGKDMFDKKKVQRYRCKKFGHFAADCWSNKERKSEEENIARRDSDDEPVLLMASESDGAYLVDWWYTNTACSNHLIGNKQWLFDFDSRKRTKIKCADDKYLNTKGMGNVKVKVKNGKIVLIKDV from the coding sequence atggAGGACAATGAGAAGATACCTGattacatctctagagtgattaTGATAACCAATAAGATGAAATCTTATGGAGAAACTTTGTCAGAACAAGTAATCATTGAGAAGGTAATGAGATCTCTTACtcctcaatttgattacattgttgtagAAATTGAATGTTCTAAAGACCTAAGAACCATGAGGATTAAAGAGTTGCAGAGCAGTGAGGCCCAAGAATTTCATCTGAGTGAGAGAACCTTTGAAAGAGGGGTAGAGCATGCTCTGAAGGCGTCTTTTGGGAAGAAGAGTCAGAAGCAATCTCGGTCAGAAGCCAAGAAGAGACATGGTGGTGATTTTCAGAAGTCAGAAGCATCCAATTTTATTGAGAAGAAACATCAAAAGGGAAAGGATATgtttgacaagaagaaggttCAACGTTACCgttgtaagaagtttggccactttgctgctgactgttggtcaaacaaggaaagaAAATCAGAAGAAGAAAACATAGCCAGAAgagattctgatgatgaaccTGTGCTATTGATGGCTTCTGAATCTGATGGTGCATATTTGGTAGATTGGTGGTATACGAACACTGCCTGCTCAAATCACCTAATTGGAAACAAACAATGGTTATTTGattttgactctagaaagaggacaaagatcaAATGTGCTGATGATAAATACCTCAACACTaaaggtatgggaaatgtcaaAGTCAAGGTAAAGAATGGTAAAATTGTTCTGATCAAGGATGTTTAg